A window of the Methyloprofundus sp. genome harbors these coding sequences:
- a CDS encoding penicillin-binding protein 1A: protein MRIIKWAIITLFSLSALGIITSYYAYQQISDDLPDVKTLRSIKYQQPLSIYSQDGLLIEQFGEKIRTPIKFSNIPPQLINAFISSEDANFFSHPGVDYKGLVRAAIQLLLTGKKKQGGSTITMQVARNFLLSNEKTYTRKFKEIILSFQIEQEYTKNEILELYLNKIYLGQRSYGIIAAAEIYYDRPLTELSLAELSMIAGLPKAPSSYNPISNPKRAILRRNYVLKRLKELQFISQKEYKVAINAPITADTYSSRRELYAPYIAEMVRNKIIELYGENATYTAGMKVYTTIKSDLQSTAVRALRNNLHNYDERHSYRLTSTKNTPLKSTTNIGNTSSAEVTQINKKQLTAQLKDGTSITLLWKSSPWSTKYHATSNKTLKIFSYLDIIKLHDIIRVRQVHQQWRLAQIPEAESAFVALDPKNGAILALSGGYAYFNNKYNRATQSKRQPGSGFKPIIYTSALEHGFTAASMINDAPIVNTQSSEEESEWRPENYSHKFYGPTSIRTALRKSRNLISIRLLRAISIPDATTTALRFGFKAEQVPQKLSLALGSGYASPLQMAKMYAVFANGGFLIEPFFIERIESSTGETLFQASPQQACTTCININAAPRIISPQINFLMNSLLRDVVQRGTAIKAKTLERTDLAGKTGTTNKQKDAWFNGFSPTLVGIAWVGHDNSQSLGNWETGGKAALPLWIDFMRYALKDTPEQEPTIPDGITHTLIDTKTGLLAREKIATSAWEYFRTEFTPTQYSTPEEPENSIYDDNLSIAEPAPEALF from the coding sequence ATGAGAATTATTAAATGGGCAATTATCACATTATTTAGCCTCTCAGCCCTTGGCATTATTACAAGTTATTATGCTTACCAGCAAATAAGTGACGATTTGCCTGATGTTAAAACGCTTCGTAGCATCAAATATCAACAGCCCCTCAGCATATATAGCCAAGATGGGTTGCTTATAGAGCAATTTGGTGAAAAAATTCGTACCCCAATAAAATTTTCCAACATCCCTCCACAACTTATTAATGCCTTCATTTCTTCCGAAGATGCTAACTTCTTTTCACATCCAGGCGTTGATTATAAAGGCCTTGTTCGAGCAGCCATACAACTATTATTAACAGGGAAAAAGAAACAAGGCGGGAGCACAATAACTATGCAGGTTGCACGCAACTTCCTACTCAGCAATGAAAAAACCTATACCCGAAAATTCAAAGAAATCATTTTATCCTTCCAAATTGAACAAGAATACACAAAAAATGAGATACTTGAATTATACCTGAATAAAATTTACTTAGGGCAACGCTCATATGGCATTATTGCTGCAGCAGAAATTTATTATGACCGCCCTCTGACAGAGCTATCTCTTGCTGAACTTAGCATGATCGCTGGCTTACCGAAAGCCCCCTCAAGCTACAACCCCATATCCAACCCTAAACGCGCCATACTTCGTCGTAATTATGTACTAAAACGGCTGAAAGAACTGCAGTTCATTTCTCAAAAGGAATATAAAGTTGCCATCAACGCCCCAATAACAGCTGATACATATAGTAGCAGAAGGGAACTATACGCTCCTTATATTGCTGAAATGGTACGCAATAAAATCATTGAGCTTTATGGTGAAAATGCAACCTATACAGCAGGCATGAAGGTCTACACCACCATAAAATCCGATTTACAATCCACTGCCGTTAGAGCCTTACGAAACAATTTACATAATTATGACGAGCGCCATAGCTATAGACTTACCAGCACAAAAAATACTCCACTAAAGTCCACTACCAATATTGGAAACACCTCCTCTGCCGAAGTCACTCAAATAAACAAGAAACAACTGACTGCTCAATTAAAGGATGGAACGAGCATCACACTACTATGGAAAAGTAGCCCATGGAGCACAAAATATCACGCTACCAGCAATAAAACTCTAAAGATCTTCTCATATCTCGACATCATCAAACTACACGACATCATTCGAGTTAGGCAAGTACACCAACAATGGCGCCTAGCACAAATACCTGAAGCAGAAAGTGCCTTTGTTGCACTTGACCCTAAAAATGGAGCTATTCTGGCTCTTTCAGGGGGCTACGCCTACTTCAACAACAAATATAATCGTGCAACTCAATCTAAACGCCAACCTGGCTCAGGCTTTAAACCTATTATCTACACAAGTGCTTTAGAGCATGGCTTCACAGCAGCAAGCATGATCAATGATGCTCCAATCGTTAACACTCAAAGCTCAGAAGAAGAAAGCGAATGGCGCCCAGAAAACTATAGTCATAAATTTTATGGCCCTACCAGCATTCGCACTGCATTAAGAAAATCGCGCAACCTAATCTCTATACGCCTACTTAGAGCAATCAGTATCCCTGATGCCACAACTACCGCTTTACGATTTGGATTTAAAGCAGAACAAGTCCCTCAAAAACTATCTCTTGCTCTTGGAAGCGGCTATGCATCCCCACTACAAATGGCAAAAATGTATGCTGTTTTTGCTAATGGCGGCTTTTTGATAGAGCCATTTTTTATTGAACGAATTGAATCTAGCACTGGAGAGACTCTTTTCCAAGCCAGCCCTCAGCAAGCCTGTACAACCTGTATAAACATAAATGCTGCACCAAGAATCATTTCCCCACAAATTAATTTTCTGATGAATAGCCTATTACGTGATGTAGTACAACGAGGCACAGCCATTAAAGCAAAAACACTAGAACGAACTGATTTAGCAGGAAAAACGGGGACAACCAACAAACAAAAAGATGCTTGGTTCAATGGGTTCAGCCCCACACTAGTCGGCATTGCATGGGTCGGTCATGATAACTCACAATCTCTGGGAAACTGGGAAACAGGCGGGAAAGCAGCGCTACCGCTTTGGATTGATTTTATGCGCTATGCACTCAAAGACACTCCTGAACAAGAACCTACAATACCCGACGGCATAACCCACACACTTATTGACACCAAAACGGGCTTATTAGCTCGTGAAAAAATAGCAACCAGCGCTTGGGAGTATTTCCGAACAGAATTTACACCTACCCAATACTCAACCCCAGAAGAGCCCGAAAATTCAATTTATGATGACAACTTGAGTATTGCCGAACCTGCTCCAGAAGCATTGTTCTAA
- a CDS encoding type IV pilus assembly protein PilN: MTRINLLPWRDELRKKKQEEFIVGMVGMAVLAISIMLGIQMYLDSLIAEQQGKKSIVDAKIAELNLITARIRDIQDQNSILQSKRTAIQELQKSRPEIVHFFDEIAKAVPDGVFLNKLKQDSQRIELNGKTQSNARVSEFMRNVEASKWLVDPELNIIQGSVKGKSKGKSKKLSDFTLYAKQWKNKEDEDM, encoded by the coding sequence ATGACTCGAATTAATCTTTTACCTTGGCGTGACGAGTTACGTAAGAAAAAGCAAGAGGAATTTATTGTTGGCATGGTCGGGATGGCTGTCCTTGCTATTTCCATAATGCTTGGGATACAAATGTATTTAGATAGCCTAATTGCTGAGCAACAAGGAAAAAAAAGTATTGTTGATGCAAAAATAGCTGAACTCAATTTGATTACTGCTAGAATTAGAGATATTCAGGATCAAAATTCCATTTTACAAAGTAAAAGAACTGCTATTCAGGAGTTGCAAAAGAGCCGCCCTGAGATAGTGCATTTTTTTGATGAAATTGCTAAGGCTGTCCCTGATGGAGTATTTCTAAATAAGCTGAAGCAAGATAGCCAACGGATAGAATTAAATGGAAAAACTCAATCCAATGCGCGAGTGTCTGAGTTTATGAGGAATGTTGAGGCTTCTAAGTGGCTGGTTGACCCTGAGTTAAATATTATTCAGGGAAGCGTTAAGGGTAAGAGCAAAGGTAAGAGCAAGAAGTTAAGCGACTTTACACTGTATGCTAAGCAGTGGAAAAATAAAGAAGATGAGGATATGTGA
- a CDS encoding type IV pilus assembly protein PilM, with translation MKWFNRKRDHLLGIDISTAAIKLLELSKVGARYKVESYAVAPLAQDAVIDNNISNAEMIADTIKVALKQSGSRTRHACVAIAGSSVMTKTIMMSAHLSEEEMEEQIMVEADQYIPYSLEEVRLDFEVQQVNESNPDMVDVLLAASRRENVDERVEVLEMAGLTTSIVDVEAFAMENAFALLKDQLSESNEDHTIAIADVGATMTTLNILHEGRTVYTREQGFGGKQLTEEIQRRYGLSYEEAGLAKRHGGLPDNYSSDVLGPFRRALVQQVARSLQFFISSNANRSIDSVILAGGCASIIGIDKLVEQELGIPAVVANPFINMALSNKIKPQSLSNDAPAMMIACGLALRGFD, from the coding sequence ATGAAATGGTTCAATCGTAAGCGTGATCATCTTCTTGGCATAGATATAAGCACTGCGGCTATAAAATTGCTGGAATTAAGTAAGGTGGGAGCAAGGTATAAAGTTGAAAGCTATGCCGTAGCTCCATTAGCTCAAGATGCAGTGATTGACAACAATATTTCAAACGCAGAGATGATTGCTGATACTATCAAGGTTGCATTGAAACAATCAGGTTCGCGTACGCGGCATGCCTGTGTCGCAATAGCTGGCTCTTCAGTAATGACCAAAACAATTATGATGTCTGCACATTTATCTGAAGAAGAAATGGAAGAGCAAATTATGGTTGAAGCGGATCAATATATTCCATATTCTTTAGAAGAGGTTCGGTTGGATTTTGAAGTGCAGCAAGTGAATGAATCCAATCCTGATATGGTTGATGTTTTACTGGCTGCATCTCGGCGAGAGAACGTTGATGAACGTGTGGAAGTTTTAGAAATGGCAGGTTTGACAACTAGTATTGTAGATGTAGAAGCTTTTGCTATGGAAAATGCCTTTGCTTTACTTAAGGATCAGTTATCTGAGAGTAATGAAGACCATACTATTGCTATTGCAGATGTCGGCGCAACAATGACAACATTAAATATTTTGCATGAAGGGCGTACTGTTTATACGCGAGAGCAAGGTTTTGGTGGTAAGCAGTTGACAGAAGAAATTCAACGTCGTTATGGGCTTTCGTATGAAGAAGCTGGCTTAGCTAAGCGGCATGGAGGTTTGCCTGATAACTATAGTAGTGATGTATTAGGGCCTTTTAGAAGAGCATTGGTACAACAAGTTGCGAGATCATTGCAATTTTTTATTTCGTCTAATGCAAATAGAAGTATTGATAGTGTTATTTTGGCGGGTGGTTGTGCTTCTATTATTGGTATTGATAAGTTGGTTGAGCAGGAGCTTGGTATACCAGCAGTTGTTGCGAATCCTTTTATTAATATGGCCTTATCAAATAAAATTAAGCCACAAAGCTTAAGTAATGATGCGCCTGCCATGATGATTGCGTGTGGGTTGGCTTTGAGGGGGTTTGACTAA
- a CDS encoding type IV pilus assembly protein PilO — translation MDLSEINWDVNEAGAWPKPVKIGAGILVFLLIASFWYFKFTNEQLTKLEAEEKAVDNALASYQIAWRMALNLELHQKQYKQIELSLHDMMKLMPTKAEVANLLVDISQTGLSSGLEFELFKPTGQIDKGDVVELPIDIKVLGRYSELGLFISGLATLPRIVTIKDIQIEPAKNDSRLFMDAVITTYREGGGRKDADTTDVMDNQSLVCLDHDGMQVKGCKRRSNIVISYVDLAAKLKEKRTGVQPIKIDAIEPMSPVESYLFDPEGLRDPFRESEKTIGNTKTSYAAISSLQPDFNRHKEELESYSLDTLRMVGVVEMHDVFWGLVLTSEGAIHRVKKGNYLGENHGKILRILTDKIELMEIVPDQPGVWREEQRAIALSESNSNFKSDD, via the coding sequence ATGGATCTGTCTGAGATTAATTGGGATGTTAATGAAGCGGGAGCTTGGCCCAAGCCAGTTAAGATTGGAGCAGGTATTCTAGTGTTTTTGTTAATAGCTAGTTTTTGGTATTTTAAGTTTACTAATGAGCAACTCACTAAATTAGAGGCTGAAGAAAAGGCTGTTGATAATGCTTTAGCTTCTTATCAGATCGCATGGCGGATGGCTTTGAATCTAGAGCTACACCAAAAGCAATATAAGCAAATTGAATTATCATTGCATGACATGATGAAATTAATGCCTACTAAAGCAGAAGTTGCAAATTTACTGGTAGATATTTCACAGACAGGGCTATCTAGTGGTTTAGAGTTTGAATTATTTAAACCTACGGGCCAAATTGATAAGGGGGACGTCGTTGAGCTACCTATTGATATTAAAGTTTTAGGTAGATATAGTGAGCTAGGTCTATTTATCAGTGGTTTGGCTACATTACCTAGAATTGTGACAATTAAAGATATTCAAATCGAGCCTGCAAAAAATGACTCTCGCCTATTTATGGATGCAGTGATTACTACATACAGAGAGGGAGGAGGGAGAAAGGATGCAGATACTACAGATGTAATGGACAATCAATCATTAGTTTGTCTTGATCATGATGGCATGCAAGTAAAAGGGTGTAAGAGGCGAAGTAATATTGTTATTTCTTATGTAGATCTTGCTGCAAAGCTGAAAGAAAAAAGAACAGGTGTGCAGCCCATAAAGATAGATGCAATTGAACCAATGTCACCAGTTGAAAGTTATTTGTTTGATCCTGAGGGTTTAAGAGATCCATTTAGGGAGTCTGAAAAAACGATAGGCAACACAAAAACGTCTTACGCAGCAATAAGTAGTCTTCAGCCTGATTTTAACCGGCATAAGGAAGAGTTGGAAAGTTATTCTTTAGATACATTAAGGATGGTTGGAGTTGTAGAAATGCATGATGTTTTTTGGGGGTTAGTTTTAACTTCTGAAGGGGCTATTCACCGAGTAAAAAAAGGAAATTATTTAGGTGAAAATCATGGAAAAATATTGCGTATACTAACAGATAAAATTGAGTTAATGGAGATTGTTCCAGATCAGCCAGGGGTGTGGCGTGAGGAACAAAGGGCAATTGCCTTATCTGAATCTAATTCTAATTTTAAGTCGGATGATTAA
- a CDS encoding citrate synthase: MTQETLTIRDNSTGKEAEFSLLKGTIGTPVIDVSSLHKKMGLFTYDPGFVSTASCKSAITYIDGEKGILLYRGYSIDQLAEKCSFLEVAYLLMNGELANEAEQAEFEHEIGQHAMLHEAMRSFIDGFHYDAHPMAMMVGIVGSLSAFYHSELNMNDPEHRRISAMRMLAKMPVIAAACYRHSIGFPFVYPRADLSYCENFMNMMFSLPSQKYIDKDNYIDPVAVKALNLLFILHADHEQNASTSTVRLASSTGANPYACIAAGIGALWGPAHGGANEAVLSMLEEIGTVDRIPEFINKAKDRNDPFRLMGFGHRVYKNFDPRATIIRKTCHDVLEHISGNDPLFDLALALEEYALKDEYFVEKKLYPNVDFYSGIIYKALNIPVDMFTVMFTIARTSGWVSHWLELMAEPGQRIGRPRQIYTGKGMRDL, from the coding sequence ATGACACAAGAAACATTAACCATAAGAGATAACTCTACTGGCAAGGAAGCAGAATTTTCGTTGCTTAAGGGAACTATTGGTACACCTGTTATTGATGTTAGTTCCTTGCACAAAAAGATGGGTTTGTTTACATATGACCCAGGGTTTGTCTCAACGGCAAGCTGTAAAAGTGCAATTACCTATATTGATGGCGAAAAAGGTATTTTGTTATATCGGGGATACTCGATTGATCAATTAGCTGAAAAATGCTCTTTTCTTGAAGTTGCCTATTTATTAATGAATGGCGAACTTGCAAATGAGGCTGAGCAAGCTGAGTTTGAGCATGAAATAGGGCAGCATGCGATGTTGCATGAGGCTATGCGTAGTTTTATTGATGGCTTCCATTATGATGCGCATCCTATGGCAATGATGGTTGGGATAGTGGGTTCGTTATCAGCCTTCTATCACAGCGAATTAAACATGAATGACCCAGAGCATCGCAGAATTTCGGCGATGCGCATGCTGGCAAAAATGCCAGTTATTGCAGCAGCTTGTTATCGTCATTCTATTGGGTTTCCTTTTGTGTATCCACGTGCAGACCTGAGTTATTGTGAAAACTTTATGAATATGATGTTTTCTTTGCCTTCTCAGAAGTATATAGACAAAGATAATTATATTGATCCTGTTGCAGTGAAGGCTTTGAATTTACTTTTTATTCTGCATGCTGACCATGAGCAAAATGCAAGTACTTCTACTGTGCGTTTAGCTAGTAGTACGGGAGCTAATCCTTATGCTTGTATTGCCGCAGGTATTGGTGCTCTTTGGGGGCCAGCACATGGTGGAGCAAATGAAGCTGTTTTAAGCATGTTGGAAGAGATAGGCACGGTTGATAGAATTCCAGAGTTTATAAATAAAGCAAAAGATAGAAACGATCCTTTTCGTTTGATGGGCTTTGGACATAGGGTGTATAAAAACTTTGATCCAAGAGCGACGATTATTCGTAAAACTTGTCATGATGTTTTAGAGCATATTTCAGGCAATGATCCGTTATTTGATTTGGCCTTGGCACTTGAAGAGTATGCATTAAAAGATGAGTACTTTGTTGAGAAAAAGTTATATCCTAATGTGGACTTTTATTCAGGAATTATTTATAAAGCGTTAAATATTCCGGTAGATATGTTTACAGTTATGTTTACTATTGCGCGAACATCAGGCTGGGTTTCGCATTGGCTAGAGCTAATGGCTGAGCCAGGGCAGCGAATAGGGCGACCTAGGCAGATATACACAGGGAAAGGTATGCGAGATTTATAA